Within Macellibacteroides fermentans, the genomic segment TGATGATTCCGGAGCCGAGGGAGTTTTGTTTCAGTATGTTTTTCTCTTTTCTCATAATTCTGACATTTTTTTTGCGTCATCCATCACGTCGGTCGTTTTTTGTTTCGAGGGCATAAAAAGGGATAGTGCATAGGACTGTCAAGTTTTTTGCAATAAATACGCTCGCCCGACCCCAATTTTTCAGGGAGGGAAAGAGGAAGATTTGTGGCAAAACCACTTGTGGCTCGAACTTTACAGTCCGTAATCTGCACGTTCATACCTTTGCCCGCAGAACAAAAGCGACCGCTCAAAAGGATGACTTTAACCGGAATGTGGAAGAATTAGGAAGGCAAGGAAAAGAGAGAAATATACCGTTGAAAAGTTTTTTGAACAGATTTCTTTTATAATGAGAAAGATGCTTGAAATCCGGTTATACGACACAAATATTTTAAGATTAAAAAAGAAGGAGATAGCTCAATAAATTCTATTTTTGTAGCTATGATTAACAAGTCAAAACACAAAATTCGCATTTACCGTTCCGACACACAAACGGAACTCGCTCTGCCTTTTGCCAATGAAGGTATAAAGGCTGGATTTCCTTCTCCTGCCCAAGATTTTTTAGACCAATCGATTGATTTGAATAAGGAATTGATTAAAAATAAAGAGGCGACATTTTACGGTGTAGTGAATGGCGACAGCCTGAAAAAGATAGGCCTTATGCACGGTGATATTCTCGTTATCGACCGCTCGATGGAGTTTTGTGATAATTATTTGGCTGTGTGCTTTATTGACGGCGAATTTACGACCAAATTTATCAAAAGAGACAATGATATTATATGGCTGATGCCCGAAAATGACGATTACCAACCAATAAAAGTGACAGAAGAAAACCAGTTTATGGTGTGGGGTGTGGTAACATACAGTATCAAAAATTGTCTGCATATTAAACGATGATAGGACTTCTCGACTGCAATAATTTCTATGCTTCTTGCGAGCGCGTATTCAATCCCGCTCTCAACGGACAAGCTGTGGTTGTGCTAAGCAACAACGACGGCTGTGTTATTGCCAGAAGTAACGAAGCCAAAGGACTTGGCATTAAAATGGGAACCCCTTTTTACCAGATAGACGATTTGGTAAGGACGAAAAAGGTTGCCGTTTTCTCGACCAATTTTACACTTTACGGTGATATGTCGAACCGAGTGATGAATATCATCCGCCAATTTACGCCCGATGTGGAGATTTACTCGATTGACGAAGCATTTTTAGCATTGGACGGATTTAGTGATTTAG encodes:
- a CDS encoding LexA family protein codes for the protein MINKSKHKIRIYRSDTQTELALPFANEGIKAGFPSPAQDFLDQSIDLNKELIKNKEATFYGVVNGDSLKKIGLMHGDILVIDRSMEFCDNYLAVCFIDGEFTTKFIKRDNDIIWLMPENDDYQPIKVTEENQFMVWGVVTYSIKNCLHIKR